The sequence AGATCTTGATGGGGCTAAAGAATCTAAGTGTTTGTGTCATCTTTTCCACAGGGTGCCCGTTAGCTCAATAGGACTCAGCAGGACATAAATGCTGGTAAGACTGAACAGCAGGGGACTGAAGGCCCAAGTTCTgcacttcacttcctgtttttctatCATTTCTTCATGGCTCAATATCAATTTTAAGTCTGGTGCAGCCATTTAAGCACAGCAGGAGGCCCGAACACAACGGCACAACGGCACAACAGTCCTTAGGTGACTTTCAGATGCATGGGAGACTAAACAGTTTGGCCTTCGTTAAAAGTCGTACATACAATTTACTCTCTGTGGAGTTTTTTGGCAGCAAATACACCACTGCCTCAAGTACAAAATAATGAGGGAAAATACCGGTACTGTGTTTACATTAGATTCATGAggtttgcatttgtgttcatAAACACAGTTGCTGAGGGTAGAAAATTAGAAACCAAAGTAGAAAATGAATCATAATGTCAGATATGCACGAATGTCTTTTTAAAGACATGTAGAGGAGGTTTTAAACTAATGCAGGCAAAAGAAACGCTCACCATGGACACCTCTTTTGGGATTTGCAGGTTTGTGAGGTCGTCGTACAGACAAGGTGCTTGGTCCCTTGGGTGCACTAGCTGGCGACACGCTGTGATGAGGAGACTTCCTGTGTGGAGGACATGCTCGGGCCTGCAACTTCTCAAACATTTCTTGTTTATTCAGGGCAGAATCCAAAGTCTAAGAGAACAGAATGAGAAGAAATCAAAATGTCGgattatttactttaaaaaaattaacaattacaaattacacaaaatagCAACTAGtgaattattactattattttctCAGCTTACTGTAGGCctactttcaaaaacaaaaagcataaCAAAGGCTATCATTCAAACTGTGGGCCACGTGCAGTTCATAAAGTATGAGGATGAAACAAATGACTACGAGTGTTGACTCTTGGCTTTGAACTGAGGATGTTTTTTCAACACCAGATTCATGCTTTAAGAACTATAGATGTTTCATATATAATTCCACAATTCAGGACAGAAAATAATTGGAAAAGTTAATTTAGACCTAAgaagttaactttttttttttaagttagtCAACTGGCGCCATTAGTCTGTGACTTGCAGACTGCTGCAGATACTTTTTATCTTCTCTTGAGTTCTGCTGCCAGACCTGTATACACACAGTAATAAGCcctacacacagacattgtTACATTTCAAATCTACTGTGTTGGAATAgagctaaaacaacaaaaattgataaatctcttcattttattttttaacaatatttcTTTCTATGTTCACCTTTATATGAAAGAGGGGAGAAATAGGGCTATGGCATGAAACAAAGGCACACTATCATAGTACTTTCTGCTCCTCACCTCTAGTTTCTGCAGTATGTAGAGAACTGTTTCAGGAACAGCTGAACCCTGTTCTACTTCGACCTTGGCTGAGCACAAAGAGAGCTGGCGAATCAGTTGGCCCAGCTCTTTGTAGTAAGGGGGTATCTTGCCATGAGACAGATCTGAGAGCTGGTGGATAACAACCTGTAAGGCCCTGAGTGCCCCACGGTGAGCAGCTGCAAGCCTGTTTATTGCAATGGACTGAAAGAAGAACACATAGTTTAGTCAGTTTGCCACTGAGTATCAGATATCTCAAAGGTTTGTTGTTagcaataaaatacaataaaataagatCTACTGCAAAGAAGAAATGTTTCCGATGCTTAATCAAtatcaacaaataaatgaaggGTCTCGGGTCTACACAGCAGTTTATCTTTCAGAATGTGAAAGACGTACCTTCTTGGTGTCCCACATTTTCTGGCTTCGTAATTTCTCTATATCTTCTTGTATTTCTTTTACCTTTAAAATAACAGTTCAGTAGAACAGTGTTTATAGATATGTGTCcaaaaaaaagtcagtgaaggatttattttcaaatacaaGTGGTAGAGATTTCAAAACCTGCTGTTGGAGAACGTAGATGATTCGTGCTGAGCGAGCTGCCTGCTTCTGTCTGCGGATTTCCAACTTGTTTTGCTCTTCAGGCTCCAAtggttcttctgttttctctcctgctgaTTAAATCACATTATTCATTAATGTTCATAATTATATGTGTAATTTAAAACTACATGAAAGGTGTGCTGATGCCAAAATTGTGATAACTTTTTCAATCTAAACTGTACCTTTAAAAATATCATCAAGAGTGAGACACGGCCTAATGACACAAGCTGTTTTTACGATTTACCTCTATTGGCTAACTCTTCCACTTTCTGAATATACACTTCCAGctcattttgcagtttgtggATCTCCTGGCTTAAAGGAGCCTGTGAGCCTCCTTTCAACTGCCTTGAGCCAGGGTCTTTGGTTGGTGGTGACTGGCCAGTCCGAGGCATGGGAGAAATGGGATGCTTCTGGGACGTGAGCACCGACAGTTTGGTTCCAGGCCggcttgttttctcttttggaGTAGAGGCTTTTAACTTTGTCTTATTTGGAGTAGCTGCAAGCTCCTGtggatggagaaaaaaaagactgcctTCAGTCAACGATTGAACAAAGCGGTACTCATTCCTTGAGTAGGAGATGAAGTAGTGAACTATCAAAAACTTTGCACCATTAGTTTATATCATTTTATATCAGTTACCTGAAGCAGCTCTACATCATTTGTTTCAAGGTGGGAGGCCTCCTGAGAGGGTTTAGAAGGGGATTTTGCTTGTGACTCAAGGCGTCTCCGTCTCATATCTCGCTTGGCCAGTTGAACCGCAGCATGTAGTCTCTCCTCAGAGAGAGTGGTGAAGCTGATGGAGCTTTGGGCGCTGTTCACACTCTCATGCTCACCTGACTGCAACAGCAGCCGCTCTATCACTATGGGAGCTGGCGGGCATGTACGGGTGGCACGGTTGCTGGCACTTGCAGGGATGGCTTCATTGAACAACAGCTACAATGTACAAAATAACAATCGGTCCATTGTGATACTCAATTATGGATTTCATCCCACTTTCTGTCATTCAGTCAGCGAAAAGTTTGATATGCTTGTGGGCTCCATTGTTTATACATGCTATGCTGAGAAATATTTATGATATCTAACGTTAATCTGTCCTCACTATTacaggtgaggaagaggaaacagcaCTGTCCCCTAAATAACCATAAATTATTTGTTAAATCTATACCTCTCTGaaacagttcaaacaaaaaactatGGTAAAAAATTGTGCGGTTTATTGCAGGGCTGATGTAACTCACTGAACTGAGTTGTAGCTAACGGCGGCTGCACCAAATAACAACTGACAACAATGACAACTGAGTGTATATAGCATGAGATATCTGGAATTACAATGCAGATCAATATTCACGAGCTTTAGATACTTCTGTCACTGTTGCATACCTTGGTTTGGGAAATCCCGGTGGGTAAATCGCTGCGGTGGTGAACGTTTCGGGTAGTACCTAAAACGACCCAGTCTCTCATTTGTCCTTGCTGTCCCACAGAAACCGTGGGACCACTCTGCAAGAACTGAGTAGTCATCGAAACAAAAATAACTGCCGAATTATGTCAAACTAACACAGCTCTTGATGTAGAGTTAGCATTAGCGCGCTAACTATGGTTTTAACTGGAGATTTGCTAACATCAAATTAATCCCATCATCCAAGCGACCATTTAGACTTCGCTTTTAAAcgcttttttaattttacatgatAATTATATTATTAGTTATGCACAGAACGTCGCTATTagaaaaatacagcatatggtaatgtttttaaattttagttcAAGATTATCCAGAATTTGAATCGCCGCCATGACAACAACAGAACGCCGCTGGCGGAAGTGGTTTTTGTCAAGTACGGATCGTCAACGAAGTCAAACATCAACACAACCGCATTTTAATGATATAtccttaaataaaaaatatcctCTGTTCTCCCTTATGAATATTTGTCAATGTATGCAATAATGTTATTGAAGTAATCTGACTTAACCTTCGTAGTGGATCATTTAAAATGCTTACTAATCCCATTCAGGTACACGGTCCCTTTAAAAACCTTTGCCCAGACCGGAAGTGGAAGTGTCAAGTTTTGAGTATATCTACCTGGTCCGGTTTTCAGAGCAGCAGTATTTTTCGTGCTATTTATTAGTACCTCATAGTTCTGCAGTTTAAGAGtttatgtttgtgcattttaatataAACTCGGTCTAAACTATGGCCCATTACGAGGAAGTAAATGTGCGTGGGTATGATGAATTCTGTCAGGCTGTGtctgaaaggaaaggaaaggacaTTTTTGCTTATTTCTCTGGTAATAAAGACGCCCAAGGAAAGAGCTGGTGTCCAGACTGTGTGAAAGGTaacttcatttgttttcttcccgGGATGGCCTTGTATAATGCAGCCTATAGATGCTTATACTTTTATTGAATAGActtgatttaaatatttctcaaaTAGCCTTACGTGGCAAACGTTCACTTGCCAGCGAGATACTGTTAACGGGTAAATTTTTGAGGATCATGATGCTTAGGGtgtatatttaatttttgttgcACTGTCATTCACTTTCCCCTCTTCCCATTCAGCTGAACCAGTTGTAAGAGGCGAGCTGAATCATCTTCCTGAGGGCTCTGTCTTCATCTACTGTCAAGTTGGAGAAAGGGCCTAGTCAGTATTTTACTctgatttatttcagtattttataaAGAATCTGTTTGCCATACAAAAACTTTGAGTCACCCAGATGAAGTGCTGTCACAAAACAAGAGAGCAAATCATACCGGGGCTGCAACTAGCACttaaattaatcttttttttaatcaagttCTATAATAtataagaaataataacaattacaGGTAAGCAGTCCAACATAATGTATTTGAAAAATTTGATAAGCAGCAAAAACTCAAATTGATTTGATCAAACTTGATTTGGCAACAGTATGAAACGAAAGGCAAGTAATTCTTAGTACTGGAGAAGTCACTGAAGAATAACaagtatatgtatattttataaatcatttaattttttttttttttttacacaattaCCAACAATTGAGATATTCTGTTTTTCAACTCATAGATTTATCAACTGATAGTTTCAGAATTACATTATAAATGTGGATCTAATTTTACTTTAAGTGTACTGTGTAAATGTATAATATGAATTAGAGCACCAAGCCTGTTTTAGACATTTAAGTTAATCTCTTAGTCcaagaaaaatgtcagtaattttACTATTTATTAGCCCCAAATGTATTTCTCTTACATCAAATACAGTTTAATGTTGGAAAACTTAAAATCCTCTTCAGCTTTTCCAagtctgatttgttttttaacgTTCTTTTCATGCTTCAGCTGGAAGGATCAAAATAATGACTTCAAGAAGACGCTGAAGTTGAGTGGAGTTCCCACCCTGCTGCGATACGGCACGGTAAGAACAACTCCTACTTGCTTGACTATTTCATTGACATGAATtagctttgtctgtctttgtctatAATCTAAAAAGATTTGTCTAAATAGaaatatttaacagaaaaaGCCATAGAAGTTTGATAATAAAGGACTAAATTTCAGGCAACTCTCAGTTTcttaaaaagaaatgcatatgGAAAATCATAACCTTTTAATATTACTGTTGTAAGAGTAATCTAGGGATTAAAATTACTGATTACTAACACAACCCCCTGTAAACCTGTTTCAGCCTCAGAAGTTGGTGGAGGAGGAATGCTTCAAAGCAGAACTGGTGAGGATGATGTTCACTGAGGACTGAGCGGTCCTGCGTTGTTCACACCATTCTTAAGCTTTCAGGATTTCTtcaccagaatcagaatcagaatcaccATTGAACAGtaaagtttacatttttggCACTATTGATAATTGTGCACAACTTTCATTCCCTACCGTAACTTGATGCAAATTGACAACTGTGTAACTTAACAGCCAAATTATCAAGCATTTGGAGCATTCAGATATTCAGTTAATCAATACTGGAATATTTCTGTTGAGTGGATACTGATTATACTAACTTTTCTTGTTAAACTTCATGTGTAATCACTCATTCCTGTAATTTGAGTTTACTACATTTCTTCAGATGTAATGTTATTCTAACACACTAGTTGATtataagatatttttttttcactgtgactgtttttgtggcatttttgtTGACTTGTTCTTGGACTCAAATAAACATTCAATGTCGAGCATTTCttgcagaagaaaaacattcttTGTAATGTCTCGATGAAAGCCACAAGATAAAATGTACAAGTCTCACAACAATTGATTGGCTGATTTTTGTTCTGGAGGACGGACATTAGATCATTTGAACAAAGTGTTTCTCAGCGTTTGAGACTATTTTCCTTCCCTGTTGCACAGTAGAAGTACCAGAAGTTCCTCCTCCACTTCATCGGCCCGGGCATTTTCCTCTCCTGAACACTAGGTGGCAGCACCTCCATAGGAACAGAGTGGGGCCTTACCTTTTCATAATGTGCagattttcatttaacattGTTTAGTGAAGCTCACAGATCAAATCGGAAGaagcatttaataaaataaattacaccTTTGACGTAAAACTCAGAATCCCactgctttaaataaaaaaaaatactagtCAAGTTTGgaggatataaaaaaaatgtaaactcgccgacattaaaaataattgcatCTGCTCgtcaaaacacatttaaaaaaaaacaaaagaacacagtGATAAAGTATCAGTTTTGCAGTTGGAATAACCAGATGTCACGTTGAAAGTAAAGCTCGCCTTTCGGGTGCAGGGGGGGAGCGTAACCGCCGTTGCAGTCAGGGCGATTTAAGCGGAGCGCATTCCTGCACAGCGCTCACACCGGAGGACGAGCCGCGGTGGAAGCACAGACCGCAACGCCTCGCAGGGGCTGGGAGCTCAACTAAAACCTCAGATTAGAGGTGGAGGAAGTGCTGGGTGTCGCCTGAGCACAGCGGTTACATGTACAGCAGCCTCGACTGAGGGCAACGTTGTGTGTTAGAGGAGTGTACGCCGCGATGTCGGAGTTCCTGGTGAGTCTGCTCGGGGAGCGGCTCGTCAACAGCGAGAAAGCCGAGGTGGACGTGCAGTCGCTGGGCGCCAAGATATCCCTGGTCGGGCTCTTCTTCGGGTGCAGCCTGAACGCCCCGTGCAAGCAGTTCAACGGCAGCCTGTGCGAGTTTTACAGCAGGTTTAAAAAGACGTCTGAGCACAAGGACAAATTGGAAATCGTCTTCATCTCGTCTGATCAGGACCAGAAACACTGGCAAGACTTTTTGCAGGAGATGCCATGGCCTGCGCTACCtttcaaagacagacacaaaaaggTAAGACGGGTCGCGGCGATGAAGAGGGACGCTTGCCAGATTAATGCTCAGCCTATCAAGAGGGTTTTTTATTGGGTTTAGTGGGCTGAAGAGCACCGGGAAACCCCACTGAGGGCCACGTCTGCCCCTCCTGTCAGTGCACAGGTGTACATGGTTTAATTTGGGTCATGAAATTTGGTTTTCTAACACCATGAACGTCCCTCAAATCTGACTCCATTCAGAGGGACTTTCTGTCATCGAATGATCGTCTGTATGTAAACCGAGCAAATCTAATTATTGATAAAACTCACTATCTATGAATCTGTGTCGTGTTATACACAAGATCAAATTTaattcaagaaaaaaagcagcctCTTGATTCCGCAGTAAATCAGTGGAAACCATCCTTCAAAAAGTCAGTAGTGTTTGTActgaaaaaatgtgagaaatttaACGAGAAGTTAATTTTCTAATCACGTTTCACcattgtgaaagaaaaaaaattcacccATTTATCATTTGACTTAATTTTATCTGGATGATCTAAATGTGTCAGGTGAGACATTCCCAACtcagcaggacaggaaaaagACTTAAATTCCCTTTGTGTTGACTTTTCTGTGTAAGCAGTAGGTACTGGCACATAATATTTGAGCTGAACACCACAGAGCTGTGGGATTGTTGCAGCTATCATGTAATCCAGGGTGCTGCTTGTGTAGGCTGCCCAGTGAAGGCCTTTTATTTTGCCATCATCCCACCGGTAGCTTTCCTGATGGGACCAACGGTGCAGCAGTTGGAGGATTTTTGGTTCACTGCTTTGATTGCTCTGACTTATGAAATACTTTTTATATTCCTCTAATTTAAATCATGAGGCAGcctggatttatttttctgtgattatGTATTGTAGtgcaaatatttgcttttcagtgaaaatgaacatgtagatttttttttacatttctttaggCTGATAATACATCATTAaattgcatatttatttatccTCATAAATCTGACTGTAATATTTTAGAGTTAAGAATTTCTTTTGCTCGTAGCTAAAACTGCCCCATAAGCACAAACGTCTTGTGGATAAACTCTTTATGCAAAATAGAAGAATACACATGGCAGAGGTTTCCTTTACTAGTTCGTATGTGATATCTGCAGCTGCCCAGTCCTGAAGTCTTgcatagatgtgtgtgtgtgtgtgtgtgtgtgcactgcaggaTGTCAGTGGGCCATCCCAGTGTCCTTTTTACAGCTCAGGTCTCTTTCTCTAAATGTAATGGCTAATGAGGCATACACAGAGATACTGCGGTCAGCTTTATTTGCGTTGTACCAGTCGTGCAAGTCGGTTAATGCTGAATTTGTTTTGCGCAGTAAAATGCTGCTATGGATTTGTAACTGTAAAGGTAAAGAGCATTTTGACCCCTTGTTTTTTGAGGCTTAGATCTGATTTCATAAAGAGGAAATATTTCTTCTGGGAAAAAAACGGTCTGCGGCATATAAAGATGTTTCTGGTTATACCATACAATATGCGTATTAAATTGTAGTGGCCTATAATGTTTAGCAGCCCGCGTTTTGTCTGTAATGCAGTCAAAGAGGATATTTTCTTCAGTCT comes from Scatophagus argus isolate fScaArg1 chromosome 5, fScaArg1.pri, whole genome shotgun sequence and encodes:
- the kiaa0753 gene encoding protein moonraker isoform X8, which gives rise to MTTQFLQSGPTVSVGQQGQMRDWVVLGTTRNVHHRSDLPTGISQTKLLFNEAIPASASNRATRTCPPAPIVIERLLLQSGEHESVNSAQSSISFTTLSEERLHAAVQLAKRDMRRRRLESQAKSPSKPSQEASHLETNDVELLQELAATPNKTKLKASTPKEKTSRPGTKLSVLTSQKHPISPMPRTGQSPPTKDPGSRQLKGGSQAPLSQEIHKLQNELEVYIQKVEELANRAGEKTEEPLEPEEQNKLEIRRQKQAARSARIIYVLQQQVKEIQEDIEKLRSQKMWDTKKSIAINRLAAAHRGALRALQVVIHQLSDLSHGKIPPYYKELGQLIRQLSLCSAKVEVEQGSAVPETVLYILQKLETLDSALNKQEMFEKLQARACPPHRKSPHHSVSPASAPKGPSTLSVRRPHKPANPKRGVHAGRRMASRKPKTISHQPLNRGEVLRSGLESLVQQRELQGRSQQADATHRKGGALQSERGKHNQMQDAGFQQPTVSSQLRVNQLPQKKEHSVPWIPTSPHSPPPQRSPQRRRPEPRCLFSPMKHSTSPPKQKVAIGLAVEEPALSSEKKNQAQNEALRKAWLDKMTMQRLKELNQLSKEEAHRIQALSRSEVVSPTQWAERAEQKARERIQPLLDEAQQIAESRNRINSSLRSRLSEQAAERAAESAEQLSEALLEDLLEDSARAAWAVQTDRQLEGMAERRLQAHTLESMLLRMEEIQKDQEEVRRRFASITYSDPLYWDKPGAAGPQCHPPGSRPASPPPIRLTRPVLRQSSAADIVLEKPVETGEA
- the txndc17 gene encoding thioredoxin domain-containing protein 17, with translation MAHYEEVNVRGYDEFCQAVSERKGKDIFAYFSGNKDAQGKSWCPDCVKAEPVVRGELNHLPEGSVFIYCQVGERAYWKDQNNDFKKTLKLSGVPTLLRYGTPQKLVEEECFKAELVRMMFTED
- the kiaa0753 gene encoding protein moonraker isoform X7; the protein is MTTQFLQSGPTVSVGQQGQMRDWVVLGTTRNVHHRSDLPTGISQTKLLFNEAIPASASNRATRTCPPAPIVIERLLLQSGEHESVNSAQSSISFTTLSEERLHAAVQLAKRDMRRRRLESQAKSPSKPSQEASHLETNDVELLQELAATPNKTKLKASTPKEKTSRPGTKLSVLTSQKHPISPMPRTGQSPPTKDPGSRQLKGGSQAPLSQEIHKLQNELEVYIQKVEELANRAGEKTEEPLEPEEQNKLEIRRQKQAARSARIIYVLQQQVKEIQEDIEKLRSQKMWDTKKSIAINRLAAAHRGALRALQVVIHQLSDLSHGKIPPYYKELGQLIRQLSLCSAKVEVEQGSAVPETVLYILQKLETLDSALNKQEMFEKLQARACPPHRKSPHHSVSPASAPKGPSTLSVRRPHKPANPKRGVHAGRRMASRKPKTISHQPLNRGEVLRSGLESLVQQRELQGRSQQADATHRKGGALQSERGKHNQMQDAGFQQPTVSSQLRVNQLPQKKEHSVPWIPTSPHSPPPQRSPQRRRPEPRCLFSPMKHSTSPPKQKVAIGLAVEEPALSSEKKNQAQNEALRKAWLDKMTMQRLKELNQLSKEEAHRIQALSRSEVVSPTQWAERAEQKARERIQPLLDEAQQIAESRNRINSSLRSRLSEQAAERAAESAEQLSEALLEDLLEDSARAAWAVQTDRQLEGMAERRLQAHTLESMLLRMEEIQKDQEEVRRRFASITYSDPLYWDKPGAAGPQCHPPGSRPASPPPIRLTRPVLRQSSAADIVLEKPVETGLAEELLSEALADVAAEFQDVVEEYAEAVFTSEFLQPIQSPPASAAALVSH